From one Caldithrix abyssi DSM 13497 genomic stretch:
- a CDS encoding glutamate synthase subunit beta — protein sequence MGKPTGFLEYTRKTYSEQPVKERIKHFKEFIILPEEAELKKQAARCMDCGIPFCHSSYGCPVENLIPEWNDLLYRDQWQEAYERLELTNNFPEITGRVCPAPCETACTLSINDSPVTIKQIEWAIAERAFAEGWVTPRPPRRLSGKKVAIVGSGPAGLAAAQQLRRAGHEVTVYEKAPKMGGLLRYGIPDFKLEKHILDRRLAQMEAEGVRFENNTEIGVDISARYLLKSFDAILIAVGAGQPRELEVEGRQLKGVHFAMEYLTQSNLAVDGLRAREQCIRADGKTVLVLGGGDTGSDCVGTAIRQGAKKVYQFEILPRPAEWKESWNLDWPRWPNILRTSSSQREGCERQWNILTRKFEGRNGRVYRAHFSRIEWSGQPPVYKEIPGSAFSLQVDLVLLALGFLHVQHGPLIKDLELALDERGNILTNGDYATSRAGVFAAGDASAGASLVVRAIFHGRQAAEMIHAYLK from the coding sequence ATGGGGAAACCAACAGGATTTTTAGAATACACACGCAAAACCTATTCCGAACAACCGGTAAAAGAGCGCATTAAGCATTTTAAAGAATTCATCATATTGCCGGAAGAGGCAGAGCTGAAAAAACAGGCCGCCCGTTGCATGGATTGCGGCATTCCGTTTTGCCACTCATCTTACGGATGTCCGGTGGAAAATTTAATCCCGGAATGGAACGATCTACTTTACCGCGATCAATGGCAGGAAGCGTACGAACGCCTGGAGTTAACCAATAATTTTCCGGAAATAACCGGACGCGTTTGTCCTGCTCCGTGCGAAACGGCCTGCACATTGAGCATTAACGACAGTCCGGTGACCATTAAACAGATCGAATGGGCCATTGCAGAGCGAGCCTTTGCCGAAGGTTGGGTAACTCCCCGGCCGCCGCGCAGGTTAAGCGGCAAAAAAGTGGCCATCGTCGGTTCGGGCCCGGCCGGTCTGGCCGCCGCTCAGCAATTGCGCCGCGCCGGACACGAAGTGACGGTTTACGAAAAAGCGCCAAAGATGGGCGGTTTACTGCGCTACGGTATTCCCGATTTTAAACTGGAAAAACACATTCTGGATCGGCGCCTGGCGCAAATGGAAGCGGAAGGCGTGCGTTTTGAGAATAATACGGAAATTGGCGTGGATATTTCGGCCCGCTACTTGCTAAAGTCATTCGATGCAATTTTAATCGCCGTCGGCGCCGGCCAACCTCGCGAACTGGAAGTGGAAGGGCGTCAACTCAAAGGCGTTCACTTTGCCATGGAATATTTAACGCAGTCCAATCTGGCGGTGGACGGCCTGCGCGCCAGAGAGCAATGCATCCGGGCAGATGGAAAGACGGTGCTGGTTTTGGGCGGCGGAGACACCGGCTCCGATTGTGTGGGTACGGCCATCCGCCAGGGAGCAAAAAAAGTTTACCAGTTCGAAATTTTGCCCCGGCCTGCGGAATGGAAGGAGAGCTGGAATCTCGACTGGCCGCGCTGGCCCAATATTTTACGCACCTCTTCTTCGCAGCGCGAGGGTTGCGAACGCCAGTGGAACATTTTAACGCGAAAATTTGAAGGTCGCAACGGCCGCGTGTACCGGGCGCATTTTAGCCGCATCGAATGGTCGGGCCAGCCGCCCGTTTACAAGGAAATTCCCGGCAGCGCGTTCAGCTTACAGGTGGACCTGGTGTTGTTGGCGCTGGGCTTTTTGCACGTACAACATGGACCGTTAATCAAAGACCTGGAACTGGCGCTGGATGAGCGGGGCAACATACTTACCAACGGAGATTATGCCACATCAAGAGCGGGCGTGTTTGCGGCAGGCGATGCCAGCGCCGGCGCTTCTCTGGTGGTGCGTGCTATTTTCCACGGCCGCCAGGCTGCGGAAATGATCCACGCTTATTTAAAATAA
- the argC gene encoding N-acetyl-gamma-glutamyl-phosphate reductase — MIRAGIVGGAGYVGGELLRILLNHPWVELAFVHSRSQAGKPLTDVHKDLIGETKMCFSETILPDVDVLFLSMGHGASAEFLQKTNLKSGIKIIDLSRDFRLKTTDNDFVYGLPEAFKDQIKTASKVANPGCFATAIELALLPLAAGGLLQAEAHVSAITGSSGAGQAHSETTHFTWRSGNVSLYKPFKHQHLEEIKQTLQRVGSGEQPVIRFVPMRGSFTRGILAAVYTKAKLNLKEARSLYEAYFLQHPFVFVVEANPDVKQVVNTNKALLHLIKEDDQLLIISVIDNLIKGAAGQAVQNMNLMFGLAENVGLHLKPSAY; from the coding sequence ATGATTCGTGCGGGAATTGTGGGCGGAGCGGGATATGTAGGCGGCGAATTACTGCGCATTTTGCTCAACCATCCATGGGTGGAACTGGCTTTTGTACACAGCCGCAGTCAGGCCGGTAAACCGCTAACCGACGTGCACAAAGATTTAATCGGCGAAACAAAGATGTGTTTTTCGGAGACTATTTTACCCGATGTGGATGTGTTGTTCCTGAGTATGGGGCATGGCGCATCTGCGGAGTTTTTACAAAAAACGAACCTCAAGTCTGGTATTAAGATCATCGATTTAAGTCGGGACTTTCGTCTGAAAACAACGGACAACGATTTTGTGTACGGTTTGCCGGAAGCATTTAAAGATCAAATTAAAACGGCCTCGAAAGTTGCCAACCCGGGATGTTTTGCCACGGCCATTGAACTGGCTTTGTTACCGCTGGCTGCCGGCGGTTTGCTGCAGGCGGAAGCGCATGTTTCTGCCATTACGGGTTCCAGCGGGGCCGGGCAGGCCCACTCAGAAACCACGCATTTTACCTGGCGCAGCGGCAATGTGTCGCTTTACAAACCGTTTAAGCATCAGCATCTGGAAGAAATTAAGCAAACCCTGCAGCGCGTCGGCAGCGGTGAACAGCCGGTCATCCGTTTTGTGCCCATGCGCGGCAGTTTCACGCGCGGCATTCTGGCGGCCGTTTACACAAAGGCCAAACTGAATCTAAAAGAAGCGCGCTCTTTGTACGAAGCCTATTTCCTTCAGCATCCCTTTGTGTTTGTGGTCGAGGCTAACCCGGATGTAAAGCAGGTAGTCAATACCAATAAAGCGTTGCTGCACCTGATAAAAGAAGACGATCAGCTGCTCATCATCAGCGTCATTGACAATCTGATTAAAGGCGCCGCCGGTCAGGCCGTGCAAAACATGAATTTAATGTTTGGCCTTGCGGAGAATGTGGGATTGCATTTAAAACCATCGGCTTATTAA
- a CDS encoding M20 family metallo-hydrolase — protein sequence MQNIQQLTNEAIELLKQLIKRPSFSGQEDETAALIEAFLQEKGVATSRKHNNVWALNKNFDPTKPTLLLNSHHDTVRSVQGWQTDPFEPVVNDGKLIGLGSNDAGGPLVSLLAVFVYFYEKENLSYNVIMAATAEEENSGEKGIRSVLPEWGAIDLAIVGEPTGMQMATAEKGLMVLRCRAHGVAGHAARNLGENAILKAMKDIEWFSTFQFPRVSKLLGPVKMTVTTIQAGELHNVIPDRCDFTVDIRTTEVYTHEEILDLIRQNIESEIVRTSLRLKPSSIDAGHELVKIAEKMGISTFGSPTLSDQTYIEAPSVKMGPGMSERSHTPNEFIYLREIEDGIRKYVQLLERLLGGG from the coding sequence ATGCAAAATATTCAACAATTGACCAACGAAGCCATCGAACTGCTTAAGCAATTGATTAAACGGCCGTCTTTTAGCGGGCAGGAAGATGAAACTGCGGCGCTGATCGAGGCCTTTTTGCAGGAAAAGGGCGTCGCCACCAGCCGAAAACACAACAATGTGTGGGCGCTTAATAAAAATTTTGATCCGACCAAACCGACGCTTTTGCTCAATTCACATCACGACACGGTACGTTCGGTGCAGGGCTGGCAAACCGATCCGTTTGAACCGGTGGTCAACGACGGAAAATTAATCGGACTGGGAAGCAACGACGCCGGCGGGCCGCTGGTCAGTTTGCTGGCTGTTTTTGTCTATTTTTACGAAAAAGAGAATCTTTCGTACAACGTTATCATGGCGGCCACGGCAGAAGAAGAAAATTCCGGTGAAAAAGGTATCCGCTCCGTACTGCCGGAATGGGGCGCCATAGACCTGGCGATCGTTGGAGAACCAACCGGCATGCAAATGGCCACTGCCGAAAAGGGCCTGATGGTTTTGCGCTGTAGAGCGCATGGCGTGGCCGGCCATGCCGCCCGCAATTTGGGGGAGAACGCCATTCTAAAAGCAATGAAAGACATCGAATGGTTCAGCACGTTTCAGTTCCCAAGAGTTTCGAAACTGCTGGGGCCGGTGAAAATGACGGTAACCACCATTCAGGCCGGCGAACTGCACAATGTGATTCCCGATCGTTGCGACTTTACAGTGGACATCAGAACAACGGAAGTTTACACGCATGAAGAGATTCTGGACCTCATCCGCCAGAATATCGAAAGCGAGATCGTTCGCACTTCGCTGCGCCTGAAACCGTCTTCCATCGACGCCGGGCATGAGCTGGTGAAAATTGCGGAAAAAATGGGCATCTCCACCTTTGGTTCGCCCACGCTTTCCGATCAGACTTACATCGAAGCGCCCTCTGTGAAAATGGGGCCGGGCATGTCGGAGCGTTCGCACACGCCCAATGAGTTCATTTACCTGAGGGAGATTGAAGATGGCATTAGAAAATACGTTCAGCTATTGGAAAGGCTGCTGGGGGGAGGGTAG
- the argB gene encoding acetylglutamate kinase has protein sequence MKRKLTIFKIGGRVLEDEQALGAFLKAFSAWPELKLLVHGGGKKATQIADQLGFTPRMIEGRRITDEPALEVALMVYGGLYNKKIVALLQGLGVNAVGLSGADAGLILAQKRPAQTIDFGLVGDVVKIDSLRVHWFLETDLTPVFCALTHDGRGQMLNTNADTIATQLAISMSAVFPTELIFCFEKPGVLAQAQDESSVIPQLNAALYERYRQQKVITDGMIPKLDNAFDALRKGVQKVRITHFNQLKKGTHITLE, from the coding sequence ATGAAAAGAAAATTAACGATTTTTAAAATAGGCGGAAGAGTTCTGGAAGATGAACAGGCATTGGGCGCATTCTTAAAGGCTTTCAGCGCCTGGCCGGAACTCAAGCTGCTGGTACATGGCGGCGGGAAAAAAGCGACGCAAATTGCGGATCAATTAGGCTTTACGCCCCGCATGATCGAAGGCCGGCGCATTACCGATGAACCGGCTCTGGAAGTGGCTTTAATGGTTTACGGCGGCCTGTACAACAAAAAGATCGTGGCTCTGCTGCAGGGACTTGGCGTAAATGCCGTTGGTTTAAGCGGAGCCGACGCCGGATTGATTTTGGCCCAAAAACGGCCGGCGCAAACCATCGATTTTGGGCTGGTGGGCGACGTCGTAAAGATTGATTCGCTGCGCGTACACTGGTTTCTGGAAACTGATCTGACCCCGGTGTTTTGCGCATTGACGCATGATGGCCGGGGACAAATGTTGAACACTAACGCCGATACTATTGCCACGCAACTGGCCATTTCCATGAGCGCCGTTTTCCCCACGGAATTGATCTTCTGCTTCGAAAAGCCGGGTGTGCTTGCGCAGGCGCAGGACGAATCCAGTGTTATTCCGCAACTGAATGCGGCACTTTACGAACGGTATCGCCAGCAAAAGGTCATTACCGATGGGATGATTCCCAAGCTGGACAACGCCTTCGACGCCTTACGTAAAGGAGTGCAAAAGGTGCGCATTACGCATTTTAATCAACTGAAAAAAGGAACGCATATTACATTGGAATAA
- the argH gene encoding argininosuccinate lyase, which yields MKNSKKVWQKNSPLDAEVEQFTIGKDLQLDDLLARWDVIGSLAHSAMLRKVGLLDENIHQKLQNGLKQILRQIDSGSFRFEPGVEDIHSQVELLLTKMDAEAGARLHTGRSRNDQVLVDLRLFVRAEIKKIVELVRALFDLLIHLSEQYKDVLLPGYTHLQIAMPSSFGLWLAAFAESLVDDLIQLQAAYRLVNKNPLGSAAGYGSGFPLDRQMTARLLGFDELNVNSVYAQMTRGKMERVVAQALGGIAETLSKLAMDLVLYQSQNFGFVKFPESITTGSSIMPHKKNPDVFEILRARCNRLKTLPVQIQMVANNLPSGYHRDFQITKEQFLPAFQDLKECLTILIHVLPKMEVNRQILKDETYRTLFTVEAVNEQVKKGAPFREAYRQVAEEVSKGLFKPPEKAHYSHEGSIGNLANAQIKRQMQSILKEFNFEKWQRALEKLTAD from the coding sequence ATGAAAAACAGTAAAAAAGTGTGGCAAAAAAATAGTCCATTAGATGCAGAAGTGGAACAATTTACCATCGGCAAAGATCTGCAATTGGATGATCTGCTGGCCCGGTGGGATGTCATCGGTTCACTGGCGCACAGCGCCATGTTGCGAAAAGTGGGATTGCTCGATGAAAATATCCATCAAAAGCTGCAAAACGGCCTGAAGCAAATTCTGCGCCAGATTGATTCCGGCTCCTTTCGTTTTGAGCCGGGCGTAGAAGACATTCATTCGCAGGTTGAATTATTGCTGACCAAAATGGATGCCGAAGCCGGAGCGCGTTTGCACACCGGCCGTTCGCGCAATGATCAGGTGCTGGTTGACCTGCGGCTTTTTGTACGGGCCGAAATTAAAAAGATCGTGGAACTGGTGCGCGCGCTTTTCGATTTGCTAATCCATTTAAGCGAGCAGTACAAAGACGTTTTACTGCCCGGCTACACGCATTTGCAGATTGCCATGCCATCGTCTTTTGGCCTGTGGCTGGCGGCCTTTGCCGAAAGTCTGGTGGACGATTTAATCCAGTTGCAGGCCGCCTACCGCCTGGTCAACAAAAATCCTCTGGGCTCTGCGGCCGGGTACGGCTCCGGCTTTCCTTTAGATCGCCAAATGACCGCCAGACTGCTGGGCTTTGATGAGTTGAACGTCAATTCGGTGTACGCCCAGATGACCAGAGGCAAAATGGAGCGCGTGGTCGCCCAAGCGCTGGGCGGCATCGCCGAAACGTTGAGCAAGCTGGCCATGGACCTGGTGCTCTATCAGAGCCAGAACTTCGGATTCGTTAAATTTCCGGAAAGCATTACCACTGGTTCGAGCATCATGCCGCACAAAAAAAATCCGGATGTGTTTGAGATTTTACGCGCCAGGTGTAATCGCTTAAAAACATTGCCTGTGCAGATACAAATGGTTGCCAACAACCTGCCTTCCGGTTACCACCGTGATTTTCAGATTACAAAGGAGCAGTTTTTACCCGCGTTTCAGGATTTGAAGGAGTGCCTGACCATACTCATCCACGTGCTGCCCAAAATGGAAGTCAACCGCCAGATTTTAAAAGATGAAACATACCGCACTCTTTTTACAGTGGAAGCGGTAAACGAGCAGGTTAAAAAGGGCGCGCCGTTCAGAGAGGCTTACCGTCAGGTGGCCGAAGAGGTGAGCAAGGGGCTGTTTAAACCTCCGGAAAAGGCGCATTACAGCCACGAAGGCAGTATCGGCAATCTGGCCAACGCGCAGATTAAACGCCAGATGCAGTCGATTTTAAAAGAATTCAATTTCGAAAAATGGCAACGGGCGCTGGAAAAATTGACTGCCGATTAG
- the gltB gene encoding glutamate synthase large subunit, whose protein sequence is MKNKGLYHKQFEHDACGLGFIVNINGAREHAIIDHAITILNNLEHRGAVGGDAKSGDGAGMMLQIPHKFFQKALDFSLPQAGSYGVGFLFLPRNETEKARKMVRAMVRKEGGRLLGWRQVPVNPDALGAFARKSMPTFWQIFVRFKNLVGQQLERKLYILRKTLESEAQTNHWTMDDFYVVSLSARTIVYKGMFVSLQFQNFYPDLTDPDFESALAMVHQRYSTNTFPSWPLAQPFRFIAHNGEINTLRGNINKIKDREYTLSSPLFGQEIEKIFPIVNPEASDSACFDNVFELLVQGGRSMEHAMMMMVPEAFGLQFHMSQDLRAFYEYHMTIMDPWDGPAALIFSDGVKIGAYLDRNGLRPGRYTITRSGRMILASESGVLPVDPQDVREKGRLMPGKMILVDTQRQRVIKDKEIKASVSRWKPYRRWLAENKIELKGMFQIPYRMRLNKAHLAERQKVFGYTLEDVRMIILPMAQNAQEAVGSMGNDAALAVLSEKPQLLYNYFKQRFAQVTNPPIDPYRENLIMSLSSWVGRQRNLLEETPEHCRQLKLPHPVLTNEDIERLRGVNIKGLKVGTVPMLFEAREGALENGLERLCAAVQKKVDAGYSLIILSDRDIDEQQAPIPALLATSVVHHHLVRRNKRHLTALILETGEAREVHHFATLISFGASGINPYLVFETIHDLKSRGKLASDLNLDLASMNFIAAINKGLLKVMSKMGISTLRSYRHAETFEAIGLSADFVQRYFPNTHSPIGGIGLKTVEKETLERHRLAFEKQTESGVRPLPSGGQYHYRRQGEKHLITPEIVVHLQRAVRQGDYHLFKQYSALVDEHSRKLCTLRGLFKIKKPTPVPLNEVEPVESIVKRFVTSAMSFGSISKEAHETLALAMNRLGAKSNSGEGGEDESRFLPLPNGDSLNSKIKQVASGRFGVNINYLVHAEEIQIKIAQGAKPGEGGQLPGFKVDSVIARVRHSTPGVMLISPPPHHDIYSIEDLAQLISDLKHANRRARISVKLVSELGIGTVAAGVAKARADMVLISGHDGGTGASPWSSIKHAGSAWEIGLAETHQVLKQNALRDRISVQVDGQLRTGRDIIIAALLGAEEFGFGTVALMSLGCVMMRKCHLNTCPVGVATQDERLRKRFTGRPEHVMNLMRFLAQEVREHLAEMGFRSLTEIVGRSDLLEVDQALHHFKSKGLDFSPLFADGLAATAASNCAVRQQEHDFSRTLDFNLLPNLQKAIEKQQPVELTAPIFNFNRTVGTIISSEIATKYGSQGLPEDTVTIRFKGSAGQSFGAFLAHGVTFFLEGDANDYLGKGLSGGKIIIRPPERSNFLPQNNVICGNVALFGATAGEVYINGVAGERFAVRNSGALAVVEGVGDHGCEYMTGGRVIVLGGTGVNFAAGMSGGIAYVLDENQLFDTRCNLEMVDIEPLNDEQDVAFLKSCIEKHHAYTASPLAAEILAQWEDFLPSFVKVMPIDYRKALERLKESQFSEDGAVKVTEEVFG, encoded by the coding sequence ATGAAAAACAAAGGACTGTACCATAAACAGTTTGAGCACGACGCCTGTGGACTGGGCTTTATTGTCAACATCAACGGCGCCAGAGAGCACGCCATTATCGATCATGCCATCACCATCCTGAACAATCTTGAACATCGAGGCGCGGTGGGCGGCGATGCCAAATCGGGCGACGGAGCGGGCATGATGCTTCAGATTCCGCACAAGTTTTTTCAAAAAGCGCTTGATTTTTCTCTGCCGCAGGCGGGCTCTTATGGCGTGGGTTTTTTATTTTTACCCCGCAATGAGACCGAAAAAGCTCGCAAAATGGTGCGCGCTATGGTTCGTAAAGAGGGCGGTCGGTTGCTCGGCTGGCGCCAGGTGCCGGTGAATCCCGATGCTCTGGGCGCCTTTGCCCGAAAATCTATGCCCACTTTCTGGCAGATTTTTGTCCGCTTTAAAAATCTTGTTGGGCAGCAGCTGGAACGCAAGTTGTACATTCTAAGAAAAACGCTGGAGAGCGAGGCGCAAACAAACCACTGGACGATGGACGATTTTTACGTTGTTTCGCTCTCTGCCCGAACCATAGTTTACAAAGGCATGTTTGTTTCGCTGCAATTCCAGAATTTTTACCCGGATTTGACTGATCCCGATTTTGAATCGGCCCTGGCCATGGTGCATCAGCGCTACAGCACCAACACCTTTCCTTCCTGGCCGCTGGCCCAGCCGTTCCGCTTCATCGCGCATAACGGCGAAATTAACACCTTACGCGGCAATATTAACAAAATTAAGGATCGCGAGTACACTTTGTCTTCGCCGTTGTTTGGCCAGGAGATCGAAAAGATTTTCCCCATTGTCAATCCAGAGGCCAGCGATTCCGCCTGTTTTGACAACGTGTTCGAGTTGCTGGTGCAGGGCGGACGCAGCATGGAGCACGCCATGATGATGATGGTGCCCGAGGCTTTTGGTCTGCAATTTCACATGAGTCAGGACCTGCGCGCTTTTTATGAGTACCACATGACCATCATGGATCCATGGGACGGCCCGGCAGCATTGATTTTTAGCGATGGCGTAAAGATCGGCGCCTATCTCGATCGCAACGGTTTGCGTCCGGGTCGCTACACCATCACACGCAGCGGGCGCATGATTCTGGCCTCCGAAAGCGGTGTGCTGCCCGTCGATCCGCAGGATGTGCGCGAAAAGGGCAGGCTGATGCCAGGCAAAATGATTTTAGTTGATACGCAGCGCCAGCGCGTGATTAAGGACAAAGAGATTAAAGCATCGGTTTCGCGCTGGAAGCCCTATCGGCGCTGGCTGGCGGAAAATAAAATCGAACTAAAGGGCATGTTTCAAATTCCTTACCGCATGCGCTTGAACAAGGCTCACCTGGCCGAACGACAGAAAGTCTTTGGGTACACCCTGGAAGATGTGCGCATGATTATATTGCCCATGGCGCAAAACGCCCAGGAAGCGGTGGGCAGTATGGGCAACGATGCCGCACTGGCCGTACTTTCCGAAAAACCGCAACTGTTGTACAACTATTTCAAACAGCGTTTTGCACAGGTCACCAATCCGCCCATTGATCCCTATCGCGAGAATCTCATCATGTCGCTTTCCAGTTGGGTGGGCCGGCAGCGCAATCTGTTAGAAGAAACGCCCGAACATTGCCGCCAGCTTAAATTGCCCCATCCGGTTTTAACCAATGAAGATATCGAGCGCTTACGCGGCGTGAATATTAAGGGGCTTAAGGTGGGAACTGTGCCCATGTTGTTCGAAGCGCGCGAAGGCGCTCTGGAAAATGGGCTGGAACGACTGTGCGCGGCCGTTCAAAAGAAGGTGGACGCCGGATATTCGTTAATCATTTTAAGCGATCGCGACATCGATGAACAACAGGCGCCCATTCCGGCCTTGCTGGCCACTTCTGTTGTCCACCACCACCTGGTTCGCCGGAACAAACGGCATTTGACGGCGCTAATCCTGGAAACCGGCGAGGCGCGCGAAGTGCATCACTTTGCCACGTTAATTTCCTTTGGCGCCAGCGGGATCAATCCTTATCTGGTTTTTGAAACCATTCACGATTTAAAATCCAGAGGCAAGCTGGCTTCGGATTTAAACCTGGATCTGGCCAGCATGAACTTTATTGCGGCCATCAATAAGGGGTTGTTGAAGGTGATGTCCAAAATGGGCATTTCGACCCTGCGCAGCTACCGCCACGCCGAAACGTTCGAGGCCATTGGTCTTTCCGCGGACTTTGTGCAGCGCTATTTTCCCAACACCCATTCGCCCATCGGCGGCATTGGTCTGAAAACCGTCGAAAAAGAGACGCTGGAACGGCATCGCCTGGCCTTTGAAAAACAGACAGAGAGCGGCGTTCGCCCGCTGCCTTCCGGCGGTCAGTACCACTATCGCAGGCAGGGCGAAAAACATCTGATTACCCCGGAGATTGTGGTTCATTTACAACGCGCCGTTCGCCAGGGCGATTACCATCTGTTTAAACAATATTCGGCGCTGGTAGATGAACACAGTCGCAAGCTGTGCACCTTACGCGGTTTGTTCAAAATTAAAAAACCGACGCCCGTACCTCTGAATGAGGTGGAACCGGTTGAATCGATTGTGAAGCGCTTTGTTACCTCGGCCATGTCTTTTGGTTCCATTAGCAAAGAAGCTCACGAGACTCTGGCGCTGGCCATGAACCGGCTGGGGGCAAAAAGCAATTCCGGCGAGGGCGGAGAAGACGAGAGTCGCTTTCTCCCTTTGCCCAATGGCGATTCATTAAACAGCAAGATTAAACAGGTGGCATCGGGACGGTTTGGCGTGAACATCAACTACCTGGTGCATGCCGAAGAAATACAGATAAAAATTGCCCAGGGCGCCAAACCGGGCGAGGGCGGACAGCTGCCGGGCTTCAAGGTCGATTCGGTGATCGCCAGAGTGCGCCATTCCACGCCCGGGGTGATGCTCATCTCTCCGCCGCCGCATCACGATATTTACTCTATCGAAGACCTGGCGCAGTTGATTTCCGATTTAAAGCACGCTAACCGTCGGGCGCGTATTTCGGTCAAACTGGTGTCGGAGTTAGGTATCGGTACGGTGGCAGCCGGCGTGGCCAAGGCCAGAGCCGACATGGTGCTGATTAGCGGACACGACGGCGGAACCGGCGCCTCACCCTGGTCTTCCATTAAACACGCCGGTTCGGCCTGGGAAATTGGCCTGGCCGAAACGCATCAGGTGCTTAAACAAAACGCCCTGCGCGATCGCATCAGCGTACAGGTGGACGGTCAATTGCGTACCGGCCGCGATATTATTATCGCCGCTTTGCTGGGCGCCGAAGAGTTCGGCTTTGGCACCGTGGCGCTGATGAGCCTGGGCTGTGTGATGATGCGTAAATGTCATCTGAACACCTGTCCGGTGGGCGTGGCCACCCAGGATGAACGGTTGCGCAAACGGTTTACCGGTCGCCCGGAGCATGTGATGAATTTGATGCGCTTTCTGGCGCAGGAAGTGCGCGAACACCTGGCTGAAATGGGGTTCCGCTCTCTGACGGAGATTGTCGGCAGAAGCGATTTGCTGGAGGTGGATCAGGCTCTGCACCATTTTAAAAGTAAAGGACTGGATTTTAGTCCGTTGTTTGCGGACGGTCTGGCCGCTACCGCCGCTTCCAACTGTGCTGTCCGTCAGCAGGAACACGATTTCAGCCGTACGCTGGATTTCAATCTGCTACCCAATTTGCAAAAAGCCATCGAAAAACAACAGCCGGTGGAACTAACCGCTCCCATTTTTAATTTTAATCGCACGGTGGGAACGATTATCAGTTCGGAAATTGCCACAAAGTATGGCTCACAGGGTCTGCCGGAAGACACCGTTACCATTCGCTTTAAAGGCTCGGCCGGGCAAAGTTTTGGCGCTTTTCTGGCGCACGGCGTAACCTTTTTTCTTGAAGGGGACGCCAACGACTACCTGGGCAAGGGCTTAAGCGGCGGCAAGATCATCATCCGGCCGCCTGAACGTTCGAACTTTTTACCGCAGAACAATGTGATTTGCGGAAATGTGGCTCTGTTCGGCGCCACCGCCGGCGAAGTGTACATCAACGGCGTGGCCGGCGAACGCTTTGCCGTGCGCAACAGCGGCGCGCTGGCCGTTGTGGAAGGCGTGGGCGATCACGGCTGCGAATACATGACCGGCGGCAGGGTGATTGTGCTGGGAGGCACGGGCGTTAATTTCGCGGCCGGCATGAGCGGCGGCATTGCCTACGTGCTCGATGAAAATCAATTGTTTGATACGCGTTGTAATCTGGAAATGGTGGACATCGAGCCGCTAAACGATGAGCAGGATGTCGCGTTTTTAAAAAGTTGTATCGAAAAGCACCATGCGTACACAGCAAGCCCGCTGGCCGCAGAGATTCTTGCGCAATGGGAAGATTTTTTGCCGTCGTTTGTTAAAGTGATGCCCATCGACTACCGCAAAGCGCTGGAACGATTAAAAGAAAGCCAGTTTAGCGAGGACGGCGCCGTTAAAGTTACAGAGGAGGTGTTTGGTTAA
- the proC gene encoding pyrroline-5-carboxylate reductase, with protein sequence MSRNKTIAIIGVGNLGGAIARGLKDSGEYRPQNIILTRRHIDRIAEFGEAGFKIEKDNLKAAAWADLLIITVEPQQMNRLLDELAPAVDVDRHVIISCVTGVSIRQIKDRLQKEATVVRAMPNTGVAVRESMTCLATEGMNGPALRMAEEIFSTVGKTLIIDEEQMAAATALGACGVAFFLRAIRAASQGGIEIGFPADKAMLIAAQTSLGAARLLLENQTHPEAEIDRVTTPRGVTISGLNTMEHQGFSSAMIKGIVTSWEKAFRLYREDKD encoded by the coding sequence ATGTCCAGAAATAAAACAATTGCCATCATTGGCGTGGGCAATCTTGGCGGAGCCATTGCCAGAGGCTTAAAAGATTCGGGAGAGTACAGGCCGCAAAACATTATTTTAACGCGACGCCATATCGATCGAATAGCCGAATTTGGCGAGGCTGGTTTTAAAATCGAAAAAGACAACTTAAAGGCCGCAGCCTGGGCCGATCTTTTGATCATTACGGTGGAACCCCAGCAGATGAACAGGTTGCTGGATGAGTTGGCGCCCGCCGTGGATGTGGATCGGCATGTCATAATTTCGTGTGTGACGGGCGTTTCGATCCGGCAGATAAAAGACCGTTTGCAAAAAGAGGCTACCGTGGTGCGCGCCATGCCCAATACCGGTGTGGCCGTGCGAGAATCCATGACCTGTCTGGCTACAGAAGGCATGAACGGTCCGGCCTTGCGCATGGCTGAGGAGATCTTTTCCACCGTCGGCAAAACACTGATTATTGATGAAGAGCAGATGGCTGCCGCCACGGCGCTGGGCGCCTGCGGCGTGGCTTTCTTTCTGCGCGCCATTCGCGCCGCTTCGCAGGGCGGCATTGAAATCGGCTTTCCGGCGGACAAGGCCATGTTGATTGCCGCGCAAACATCGCTGGGCGCGGCGCGTCTGTTACTGGAAAATCAAACACATCCCGAAGCGGAAATCGATCGCGTGACCACGCCCCGCGGCGTCACCATTTCCGGATTGAATACCATGGAGCACCAGGGCTTTAGTTCGGCGATGATTAAGGGCATTGTCACCTCCTGGGAAAAAGCCTTCCGATTGTACAGGGAAGATAAGGATTGA